In the Rattus rattus isolate New Zealand chromosome 18, Rrattus_CSIRO_v1, whole genome shotgun sequence genome, one interval contains:
- the Prrt1 gene encoding proline-rich transmembrane protein 1 isoform X1, with protein sequence MCWERSSSDGPGRGLWLTAGEPGRSCDSCDGKTRTGARWPRYNPFPDPKMGDVVSAISPSLFLHLLLSHVSYPSDLCCLLSPLILSSAFPWPGLPDSVPHTSPPPYNAPQPPAEPPIPPPQTAPSSHHHHHHHYHQSGTATLPRLGAGGLASAAAGAQRGPSSSATLPRPPHHAPPGPAAGAPPPGCATLPRMPPDPYLQETRFEGPLPPPPPAAAAPPPPAPAPTAQAPGFVVPTHAGAVGTLPLGGYVAPGYPLQLQPCTAYVPVYPVGTPYAGGTPGGPGVTSTLPPPPQGPGLALLEPRRPPHDYMPIAVLTTICCFWPTGIIAIFKAVQVRTALARGDLVSAEIASREARNFSFISLAVGIAAMVLCTILTVVIIIAAQHHENYWDP encoded by the exons ATGTGCTGGGAGAGGAGCAGCTCAGACGGCCCTGGAAGGGGGTTGTGGTTGACAGCAGGGGAACCTGGGAGGAGTTGTGACAGTTGTGACGGCAAAACTAGAACTGGGGCCAGGTGGCCTAGATACAACCCCTTCCCTGACCCCAAAATGGGAGATGTCGTCTCAGCTATCTCTCCCTCGCTATTTCTCCATCTCTTGCTGTCTCATGTCTCTTACCCTTCTGatctctgctgtcttctctctccccttatcCTCTCCTCGGCTTTTCCATGGCCAGGCCTTCCAGACTCGGTTCCCCACACTTCACCTCCGCCCTACAATGCCCCCCAACCTCCAGCCGagccccccatccctcccccacaaACGGCTCCATCctctcatcatcatcaccaccaccactaccaccaatcTGGCACCGCCACCCTCCCGCGCTTAGGAGCAGGTGGCCTGGCCTCTGCTGCGGCTGGCGCTCAACGTGGTCCTTCGTCCTCTGCCACGCTACCGCGGCCCCCCCACCATGCCCCTCCCGGTCCCGCCGCTGGGGCTCCCCCACCCGGCTGTGCTACCCTACCCCGCATGCCACCCGACCCTTATCTGCAGGAGACTCGCTTCGAGGGTCCACTTCCCCCACCACCGCCTGCGGccgccgccccacccccaccagcgcCTGCCCCGACGGCCCAAGCCCCAGGCTTCGTGGTGCCCACGCACGCGGGGGCGGTGGGTACGTTGCCGCTGGGGGGCTACGTGGCTCCGGGCTACCCGCTGCAGCTGCAGCCGTGCACCGCTTATGTCCCGGTGTATCCGGTGGGCACG CCCTACGCAGGCGGGACCCCCGGGGGTCCAGGAGTGACCTCCACTCTGCCCCCGCCGCCCCAGGGCCCAGGGTTGGCTCTGTTGGAGCCCAGGCGCCCGCCGCATGACTACATGCCCATCGCTGTGCTGACCACCATCTGCTGCTTCTGGCCCACAGGCATCATCGCCATCTTCAAGGCCGTGCAG GTGCGCACGGCCTTGGCCCGCGGAGACTTGGTGTCCGCCGAGATCGCTTCCCGCGAGGCCCGGAATTTCTCCTTCATCTCCCTGGCCGTGGGCATCGCAGCTATGGTGCTTTGTACCATCCTCACTGTAGTCATCATCATTGCCGCCCAGCATCACGAAAACTACTGGGATCCCTAA
- the Fkbpl gene encoding FK506-binding protein-like gives METSLISPMKENNTAQPQQREENTQQNLNAAFPIKQQSPGLLPEALEVGVKPDPASQILATQEIENPVAGFEGDSDKFHISTDEMAEHLQASDLWYCPDGSFVKKIIVHGHGLDKPKLGSKCRVLALGFPFGSGMPEGWTELTIGTGQWREKTWGELTEKCLESMRQGEEAKIHLPGSSTPLAKLRLDSFTNGRDSWELEAVEKEALAKEEHRRGTELFRAGNPQGAARCYGRALRLLLTLPPPGPPERTILHANLAACQLLLGYPQLAAQSCDRVLEREPGHLKALYRRGVAQAALGDLDKATADLKKVLAVDPKNRAAKEELGKVVIQGKIQDAGLARGLRKMFS, from the coding sequence ATGGAGACCTCACTTATCAGCCCAATGAAAGAGAACAACACCGCACAACCGCAGCAGCGGGAAGAGAACACCCAGCAAAACCTAAATGCAGCCTTTCCGATTAAGCAGCAGTCCCCAGGTCTTCTCCCTGAAGCCCTGGAGGTGGGAGTGAAACCAGATCCAGCCAGTCAAATTTTAGCGACTCAAGAGATTGAAAATCCCGTAGCTGGATTTGAAGGTGACTCTGATAAATTTCACATCTCCACCGATGAGATGGCAGAGCACCTCCAAGCTTCTGATCTTTGGTACTGCCCTGACGGGAGTTTTGTAAAGAAGATCATAGTTCATGGCCACGGCTTAGACAAACCCAAGCTAGGCTCCAAATGCCGAGTGTTGGCTTTGGGGTTTCCTTTTGGATCTGGGATGCCAGAGGGCTGGACAGAACTAACCATAGGCACAGGGCAATGGAGGGAAAAAACATGGGGGGAACTCACAGAAAAATGCCTGGAGTCAATGCGTCAAGGTGAGGAAGCGAAGATTCACCTTCCCGGATCCTCTACACCTCTTGCTAAGCTCAGACTGGATTCCTTCACCAATGGCCGGGACTCCTGGGAGTTGGAAGCTGTGGAGAAGGAGGCTCTGGCCAAAGAAGAACACAGAAGGGGCACCGAACTGTTTCGAGCTGGGAACCCTCAAGGGGCTGCCCGATGCTACGGACGGGCTCTCCGGCTGCTGCTGACGTTGCCCCCACCCGGCCCACCTGAACGAACTATTCTTCATGCCAATCTGGCAGCCTGTCAGTTGCTGCTAGGATACCCCCAGTTGGCAGCCCAGAGCTGTGACCGAGTGCTGGAGCGGGAGCCGGGCCATTTAAAGGCGTTATACCGAAGAGGGGTTGCTCAGGCTGCCCTCGGGGACTTGGATAAAGCAACTGCTGATCTCAAGAAAGTTCTGGCAGTAGATCCCAAAAATCGTGCCGCGAAAGAGGAGCTGGGGAAGGTGGTCATTCAGGGAAAGATACAGGATGCAGGACTGGCTCGGGGGCTGCGCAAGATGTTTAGCtga
- the Atf6b gene encoding cyclic AMP-dependent transcription factor ATF-6 beta isoform X1, which produces MVGGGGKMAELMLLSEIADPTRFFTDNLLSPEDWDSTLYSGLDEVAEEQTQLFRCVEQDVPFDSSSLDVGMDVSPPEPPWDPLPIFPDLQVKSEPSSPCSSSSLSSESSHLSTEPSSQVPRVGEVLQVKMESLAPPLCLLGDDPAFPFETVQITVGSASDDLADIQTKLEPASPSSSVNSEASLLSADSPSQALIGEEVLEVKTESPSPPGCLLWDVPASSLGAVQISMGPSPDSSSGKAPAPRKPPLQPKPVVLTTVPVPPRAGPASTAVLLQPLVQQPTVSPVVLIQGAIRAQPEGPAPAAPRPERKSIVPAPMPGNACPPEVDAKLLKRQQRMIKNRESACQSRRKKKEYLQGLEARLQAVLADNQQLRRENAALRRRLEALLTENSELKLGSGNRKVVCIMVFLLFIAFNFGPVSISEPPPAPISRMSREGPRPQRHLLGFSEPGPAHGIEPLQEAAQGPEEQQPSPAGKPSFRNLTAFPGGAKELLLRDLDQLFLSSDCRHFNRTESLRLADELSGWVQRHQRGHQRGRRKIPHRAQERQKSQLRKKSPPVKPVPTQPPGPPERDPVGQLQLYRHPGRSQPEFLDAIDRREDTFYVVSFRRDHLLLPAISHNKTSRPKMSLVMPAMAPNETVSGRGPAGDYEEMMQIECEVMDTRVIHIKTSTVPPSLRKQPSPSPGNTTGGPLPGSAASPAHQASHQPLYLNHP; this is translated from the exons atggtggggggtggggggaagatggCGGAGCTGATGCTCCTCAGCGAGATCGCCGACCCGACGCGCTTCTTCACCGACAACCTGCTGAGTCCGGAGGACTGGG ACAGCACCTTGTACAGTGGCCTGGATGAAGTGGCCGAGGAGCAGACGCAGTTGTTTCGTTGCGTGGAGCAGGATGTCCCG TTTGACAGCAGCTCTCTGGATGTGGGGATGGATGTCAGCCCCCCTGAGCCCCCCTGGGACCCTCTACCCATCTTCCCAG ATCTTCAGGTGAAGTCTGAGCCGTCCTctccctgctcttcttcctccctcagctCAGAATCCTCACATCTTTCCACAGAGCCCTCCAGCCAG GTTCCTAGAGTAGGGGAGGTGCTGCAGGTAAAGATGGAGTCCCTGGCACCCCCACTCTGCCTGCTGGGAGATGATCCAGCGTTCCCCTTTGAAACAGTCCAGATCACTGTGGGCTCTGCCTCTGATGATCTCGCAG aTATCCAGACCAAGCTAGAACCCGCCTCTCCGTCTTCCTCTGTCAACTCCGAGGCCTCCTTGCTGTCAGCAGACTCTCCCAGCCAG GCTCTTATAGGAGAGGAGGTTCTGGAAGTGAAGACAGAGTCTCCGTCCCCTCCAGGGTGCCTCCTCTGGGATGTCCCAGCCTCTTCACTTGGAGCTGTCCAGATCAGCATGGGTCCGTCCCCTGATAGTTCCTCAG ggAAAGCTCCTGCCCCTCGGAAGCCTCCACTGCAGCCCAAGCCTGTGGTGCTAACCACAGTTCCGGTGCCACCTAGAGCTGGGCCTGCCAGCACTGCTGTCCTTCTGCAGCCCCTGGTCCAGCAGCCCACAGTATCCCCGGTGGTTCTCATCCAAGGTGCTATCCGAGCCCAGCCTGAAGGGCCAGCTCCCGCAGCCCCGCGGCCTGAGAGGAAGAGCATTGTCCCAGCCCCTATGCCGGGGAACGCCTGCCCGCCTGAAGTGGAC GCGAAGCTGCTGAAGCGCCAGCAGCGGATGATTAAGAACCGGGAGTCGGCCTGCCAGTCCCGCCGCAAGAAGAAGGAGTACCTGCAAGGCCTGGAGGCCCGGCTGCAGGCCGTGCTGGCCGACAACCAGCAGCTGCGCCGGGAGAATGCTGCCCTCCGGCGGCGGCTGGAGGCCCTACTGACAGAG AACAGCGAGCTCAAGCTGGGGTCTGGAAACAGGAAGGTTGTCTGCATCatggtcttccttctcttcattgcCTTCAACTTTGGGCCTGTGAG CATCAGCGAGCCACCTCCAGCTCCCATCTCTCGGATGAGCAGGGAGGGACCCCGACCCCAGAGGCATCTGCTGGGGTTCTCAGAACCAGGGCCAGCTCACGGCATTGAACCCCTCCAGGAAGCTGCCCAGGGCCCTGAGGAGCAGCAGCCCAGCCCTGCAGGCAAGCCCAGCTTCAG AAACCTGACAGCCTTCCCCGGTGGGGCCAAGGAGCTGCTGCTGAGAGACCTGGACcagctcttcctttcctctgactGCCGCCATTTCAACCGAACTGAGTCTCTGAG GCTTGCTGATGAGCTGAGTGGCTGGGTCCAACGTCACCAGAGAGGTCACCAGAGAGGTCGACGGAAGATACCTCACAGGGCCCAGGAGAGACAG AAGTCTCAGCTACGGAAGAAGTCCCCTCCAGTGAAACCAGTCCCCACCCAACCTCCAGGACCCCCTGAAAG GGACCCCGTGGGCCAGCTGCAGCTCTACCGCCACCCAGGCCGCTCACAGCCGGAGTTTCTAGATGCAATTGACCGGAGGGAAGATACCTTCTATGTTGTCTCCTTCCGAAGG GACCACTTGCTGCTCCCAGCCATCAGCCACAACAAGACGTCCAGGCCCAAGATGTCGCTGGTGATGCCAGCCATGGCCCCCAATG AGACCGTGTCAGGCCGGGGGCCCGCCGGGGACTATGAGGAGATGATGCAGATTGAGTGTGAAGTCATGGACACCAGGGTGATTCACATCAAGACCTCCACGGTGCCCCCCTCACTCCGGAAGCAGCCGTCCCCGTCCCCAGGCAATACCACAGGTGGCCCCTTGCCAGGCTCCGCAGCCAGTCCGGCCCATCAGGCCTCCCACCAGCCCCTCTACCTCAATCATCCCTGA
- the Prrt1 gene encoding proline-rich transmembrane protein 1 isoform X2: MSSEKSGLPDSVPHTSPPPYNAPQPPAEPPIPPPQTAPSSHHHHHHHYHQSGTATLPRLGAGGLASAAAGAQRGPSSSATLPRPPHHAPPGPAAGAPPPGCATLPRMPPDPYLQETRFEGPLPPPPPAAAAPPPPAPAPTAQAPGFVVPTHAGAVGTLPLGGYVAPGYPLQLQPCTAYVPVYPVGTPYAGGTPGGPGVTSTLPPPPQGPGLALLEPRRPPHDYMPIAVLTTICCFWPTGIIAIFKAVQVRTALARGDLVSAEIASREARNFSFISLAVGIAAMVLCTILTVVIIIAAQHHENYWDP, translated from the exons ATGTCGTCAGAAAagtcag GCCTTCCAGACTCGGTTCCCCACACTTCACCTCCGCCCTACAATGCCCCCCAACCTCCAGCCGagccccccatccctcccccacaaACGGCTCCATCctctcatcatcatcaccaccaccactaccaccaatcTGGCACCGCCACCCTCCCGCGCTTAGGAGCAGGTGGCCTGGCCTCTGCTGCGGCTGGCGCTCAACGTGGTCCTTCGTCCTCTGCCACGCTACCGCGGCCCCCCCACCATGCCCCTCCCGGTCCCGCCGCTGGGGCTCCCCCACCCGGCTGTGCTACCCTACCCCGCATGCCACCCGACCCTTATCTGCAGGAGACTCGCTTCGAGGGTCCACTTCCCCCACCACCGCCTGCGGccgccgccccacccccaccagcgcCTGCCCCGACGGCCCAAGCCCCAGGCTTCGTGGTGCCCACGCACGCGGGGGCGGTGGGTACGTTGCCGCTGGGGGGCTACGTGGCTCCGGGCTACCCGCTGCAGCTGCAGCCGTGCACCGCTTATGTCCCGGTGTATCCGGTGGGCACG CCCTACGCAGGCGGGACCCCCGGGGGTCCAGGAGTGACCTCCACTCTGCCCCCGCCGCCCCAGGGCCCAGGGTTGGCTCTGTTGGAGCCCAGGCGCCCGCCGCATGACTACATGCCCATCGCTGTGCTGACCACCATCTGCTGCTTCTGGCCCACAGGCATCATCGCCATCTTCAAGGCCGTGCAG GTGCGCACGGCCTTGGCCCGCGGAGACTTGGTGTCCGCCGAGATCGCTTCCCGCGAGGCCCGGAATTTCTCCTTCATCTCCCTGGCCGTGGGCATCGCAGCTATGGTGCTTTGTACCATCCTCACTGTAGTCATCATCATTGCCGCCCAGCATCACGAAAACTACTGGGATCCCTAA
- the Atf6b gene encoding cyclic AMP-dependent transcription factor ATF-6 beta isoform X2: MVGGGGKMAELMLLSEIADPTRFFTDNLLSPEDWDSTLYSGLDEVAEEQTQLFRCVEQDVPFDSSSLDVGMDVSPPEPPWDPLPIFPDLQVKSEPSSPCSSSSLSSESSHLSTEPSSQVPRVGEVLQVKMESLAPPLCLLGDDPAFPFETVQITVGSASDDLADIQTKLEPASPSSSVNSEASLLSADSPSQALIGEEVLEVKTESPSPPGCLLWDVPASSLGAVQISMGKAPAPRKPPLQPKPVVLTTVPVPPRAGPASTAVLLQPLVQQPTVSPVVLIQGAIRAQPEGPAPAAPRPERKSIVPAPMPGNACPPEVDAKLLKRQQRMIKNRESACQSRRKKKEYLQGLEARLQAVLADNQQLRRENAALRRRLEALLTENSELKLGSGNRKVVCIMVFLLFIAFNFGPVSISEPPPAPISRMSREGPRPQRHLLGFSEPGPAHGIEPLQEAAQGPEEQQPSPAGKPSFRNLTAFPGGAKELLLRDLDQLFLSSDCRHFNRTESLRLADELSGWVQRHQRGHQRGRRKIPHRAQERQKSQLRKKSPPVKPVPTQPPGPPERDPVGQLQLYRHPGRSQPEFLDAIDRREDTFYVVSFRRDHLLLPAISHNKTSRPKMSLVMPAMAPNETVSGRGPAGDYEEMMQIECEVMDTRVIHIKTSTVPPSLRKQPSPSPGNTTGGPLPGSAASPAHQASHQPLYLNHP, translated from the exons atggtggggggtggggggaagatggCGGAGCTGATGCTCCTCAGCGAGATCGCCGACCCGACGCGCTTCTTCACCGACAACCTGCTGAGTCCGGAGGACTGGG ACAGCACCTTGTACAGTGGCCTGGATGAAGTGGCCGAGGAGCAGACGCAGTTGTTTCGTTGCGTGGAGCAGGATGTCCCG TTTGACAGCAGCTCTCTGGATGTGGGGATGGATGTCAGCCCCCCTGAGCCCCCCTGGGACCCTCTACCCATCTTCCCAG ATCTTCAGGTGAAGTCTGAGCCGTCCTctccctgctcttcttcctccctcagctCAGAATCCTCACATCTTTCCACAGAGCCCTCCAGCCAG GTTCCTAGAGTAGGGGAGGTGCTGCAGGTAAAGATGGAGTCCCTGGCACCCCCACTCTGCCTGCTGGGAGATGATCCAGCGTTCCCCTTTGAAACAGTCCAGATCACTGTGGGCTCTGCCTCTGATGATCTCGCAG aTATCCAGACCAAGCTAGAACCCGCCTCTCCGTCTTCCTCTGTCAACTCCGAGGCCTCCTTGCTGTCAGCAGACTCTCCCAGCCAG GCTCTTATAGGAGAGGAGGTTCTGGAAGTGAAGACAGAGTCTCCGTCCCCTCCAGGGTGCCTCCTCTGGGATGTCCCAGCCTCTTCACTTGGAGCTGTCCAGATCAGCATGG ggAAAGCTCCTGCCCCTCGGAAGCCTCCACTGCAGCCCAAGCCTGTGGTGCTAACCACAGTTCCGGTGCCACCTAGAGCTGGGCCTGCCAGCACTGCTGTCCTTCTGCAGCCCCTGGTCCAGCAGCCCACAGTATCCCCGGTGGTTCTCATCCAAGGTGCTATCCGAGCCCAGCCTGAAGGGCCAGCTCCCGCAGCCCCGCGGCCTGAGAGGAAGAGCATTGTCCCAGCCCCTATGCCGGGGAACGCCTGCCCGCCTGAAGTGGAC GCGAAGCTGCTGAAGCGCCAGCAGCGGATGATTAAGAACCGGGAGTCGGCCTGCCAGTCCCGCCGCAAGAAGAAGGAGTACCTGCAAGGCCTGGAGGCCCGGCTGCAGGCCGTGCTGGCCGACAACCAGCAGCTGCGCCGGGAGAATGCTGCCCTCCGGCGGCGGCTGGAGGCCCTACTGACAGAG AACAGCGAGCTCAAGCTGGGGTCTGGAAACAGGAAGGTTGTCTGCATCatggtcttccttctcttcattgcCTTCAACTTTGGGCCTGTGAG CATCAGCGAGCCACCTCCAGCTCCCATCTCTCGGATGAGCAGGGAGGGACCCCGACCCCAGAGGCATCTGCTGGGGTTCTCAGAACCAGGGCCAGCTCACGGCATTGAACCCCTCCAGGAAGCTGCCCAGGGCCCTGAGGAGCAGCAGCCCAGCCCTGCAGGCAAGCCCAGCTTCAG AAACCTGACAGCCTTCCCCGGTGGGGCCAAGGAGCTGCTGCTGAGAGACCTGGACcagctcttcctttcctctgactGCCGCCATTTCAACCGAACTGAGTCTCTGAG GCTTGCTGATGAGCTGAGTGGCTGGGTCCAACGTCACCAGAGAGGTCACCAGAGAGGTCGACGGAAGATACCTCACAGGGCCCAGGAGAGACAG AAGTCTCAGCTACGGAAGAAGTCCCCTCCAGTGAAACCAGTCCCCACCCAACCTCCAGGACCCCCTGAAAG GGACCCCGTGGGCCAGCTGCAGCTCTACCGCCACCCAGGCCGCTCACAGCCGGAGTTTCTAGATGCAATTGACCGGAGGGAAGATACCTTCTATGTTGTCTCCTTCCGAAGG GACCACTTGCTGCTCCCAGCCATCAGCCACAACAAGACGTCCAGGCCCAAGATGTCGCTGGTGATGCCAGCCATGGCCCCCAATG AGACCGTGTCAGGCCGGGGGCCCGCCGGGGACTATGAGGAGATGATGCAGATTGAGTGTGAAGTCATGGACACCAGGGTGATTCACATCAAGACCTCCACGGTGCCCCCCTCACTCCGGAAGCAGCCGTCCCCGTCCCCAGGCAATACCACAGGTGGCCCCTTGCCAGGCTCCGCAGCCAGTCCGGCCCATCAGGCCTCCCACCAGCCCCTCTACCTCAATCATCCCTGA
- the Prrt1 gene encoding proline-rich transmembrane protein 1 isoform X3 produces the protein MPIAVLTTICCFWPTGIIAIFKAVQVRTALARGDLVSAEIASREARNFSFISLAVGIAAMVLCTILTVVIIIAAQHHENYWDP, from the exons ATGCCCATCGCTGTGCTGACCACCATCTGCTGCTTCTGGCCCACAGGCATCATCGCCATCTTCAAGGCCGTGCAG GTGCGCACGGCCTTGGCCCGCGGAGACTTGGTGTCCGCCGAGATCGCTTCCCGCGAGGCCCGGAATTTCTCCTTCATCTCCCTGGCCGTGGGCATCGCAGCTATGGTGCTTTGTACCATCCTCACTGTAGTCATCATCATTGCCGCCCAGCATCACGAAAACTACTGGGATCCCTAA